A DNA window from Brassica napus cultivar Da-Ae chromosome A4, Da-Ae, whole genome shotgun sequence contains the following coding sequences:
- the LOC106447553 gene encoding uncharacterized protein LOC106447553 — protein MDDDDVDDLWGPPLVVKDDAFRKPPPLRGCEFWFDFRTDVLEESFQIERYCEIVWAILNEKKQVAELVGSSDSDKTLSAATLPDADTSSAKSSLDEDENTSSISDAKTSETKDSTNDTEEADLEARLKPQETAANDAITVEVAEDGDTPPCSPVLALASTIEEAEEHSCSSFVTHQALENKSPSAISQENNESSTLKPLVESREKANAEDGHILKDQQQKQKQNESLQDIETASEPFTTESLLEMCEEPEKSKRSIIPEAVMKTVVVKEEPIINMLTEARIKKAEESLNPPPGSVVLIKKRKRHSNTSLIRYTKQKGPSVPLPLSASTLDLIDRIRQRGGGKKTIMGGEEEPVILISELHDKTGKELRSIAKELKVTRYYKMNKEDLLQHCIMQLKLKPNRLQ, from the exons atggatgatgatgatgttgatgatCTCTGGGGTCCGCCACTTG TGGTGAAAGACGATGCCTTTCGTAAGCCTCCTCCTCTGCGTGGTTGTGAGTTTTGGTTTGATTTCAGAACAG ATGTGCTTGAAGAAAGTTTCCAGATTGAGAGATATTGTGAGATAGTGTGGGCGATACTGAACGAGAAGAAGCAAGTTGCTGAGCTAGTAGGCTCTTCTGATTCG GACAAGACCTTAAGTGCTGCTACTCTTCCTGATGCTGACACAAGCTCTGCTAAATCTTCTCTAGACGAAGATGAGAACACATCTAGTATCAGCGATGCTAAGACTAGTGAGACCAAAGATTCCACTAATGACACTGAAGAAGCTGACCTGGAAGCAAGGTTAAAGCCTCAGGAGACAGCAGCTAATGACGCAATAACAGTTGAG GTTGCAGAAGATGGAGATACTCCTCCTTGTAGCCCTGTGTTGGCTTTGGCAAGCACGATTGAGGAAGCTGAGGAACATTCTTGTTCTTCCTTTGTTACTCACCAAGCCCTGGAGAACAAATCTCCATCTGCTATAAGCCAAGAGAACAATGAAAGTTCCACTTTGAAGCCATTGGTTGAGAGCAGAGAGAAGGCAAATGCTGAAGATGGACATATACTGAAGGATCAGCAGCAGAAGCAGAAGCAAAATGAGAGCTTGCAAGACATAGAAACTGCTTCTGAACCTTTTACCACAGAGTCTCTCTTAGAAATGTGTGAAGAACCGGAGAAAAGCAAAAGATCAATAATCCCTGAAGCTGTGATGAAGACCGTTGTTGTTAAGGAAGAGCCGATCATAAACATGCTTACTGAGGCAAGGATCAAGAAGGCAGAGGAGAGCTTGAATCCTCCTCCTGGGTCAGTAGTCCTaatcaagaagaggaagagacatTCTAACACAAGCTTGATCAGATACACTAAGCAGAAAGGTCCAAGTGTTCCTCTACCGCTTTCAGCTTCAACGCTTGATTTGATAGACAGAATCAGACAAAGAGGAGGTGGGAAGAAAACCATCATGGGTGGAGAAGAAGAACCAGTGATCTTAATAAGCGAGTTGCACGACAAGACAGGGAAGGAGCTAAGAAGCATAGCGAAGGAGCTGAAAGTAACACGTTACTATAAGATGAATAAAGAAGATCTGCTTCAACACTGTATCATGCAGCTAAAACTGAAGCCTAACCGATTGCAATGA
- the LOC106447554 gene encoding calcium-transporting ATPase 4, plasma membrane-type — protein sequence MSNLLRDFEVEAKNPSLEARRRWRSAVSVVKNPARRFRNIPDLDKRAQNETKRHQIQEKLRVAFYVQKAALQFIGAAGRPEYKLTDEVKEAGFSVEPDELASMVRNHDTRGLANNGGVVALAKKVSVSDLNEGVKSSELSIREKIFGENRYAEKPPRSFLMFVWEALQDITLIILMVCAVVSIGVGVATEGFPKGMYDGTGILLSILLVVMVTAISDYKQSLQFIDLDREKKKIIVQVTRDGTRQEISIHDLVVGDVVHLSIGDQVPADGVFISGYNLEIDESSLSGESEPSHVNKQKPFLLAGTKVQNGSAKMLVTTVGMRTEWGKLMETLVDGGEDETPLQVKLNGVATIIGKIGLSFAVLTFLVLCVRFVLEKATAGSFTNWSSEDALTLLDYFAISVTIIVVAVPEGLPLAVTLSLAFAMKKLMSDRALVRHLAACETMGSATCICTDKTGTLTTNHMVVNKVYICDKVHEKQEGSKESFQLELPEEVQSILLQGIFQNTGSEVVKDKDGDTQILGSPTERAILEFGLLLGGDFGEQRKEHKILKIEPFNSDKKKMSVLIALPGGGARAFCKGASEIVLKMCENVVDSNGETVPLTEELIENISDVIEGFASEALRTLCLVYKDLDEAPSGDLPDGGYTMVAVVGIKDPVRPGVREAVQTCQAAGITVRMVTGDNISTAKAIAKECGIFTEGGLAIEGSQFRDLPPHEMRAIIPKIQVMARSLPLDKHTLVSNLRKIGEVVAVTGDGTNDAPALHEADIGLAMGIAGTEVAKENADVIIMDDNFKTIVNVARWGRAVYINIQKFVQFQLTVNVVALIINFVSACITGSAPLTAVQLLWVNMIMDTLGALALATEPPNEGLMKRPPIARTASFITKTMWRNIAGQSVYQLIVLGILNFAGKSLLDLNGPDSTAVLNTVIFNSFVFCQVFNEVNSREIEKINVFTGMFDSWVFTGVMVVTVVFQVIIVEFLGAFASTVPLSWQHWLLSILIGSLSMIVAVILKCIPVESSHQHHDGYDLLPSGPSSSNSA from the exons ATGTCGAATTTGCTAAGGGATTTTGAGGTGGAGGCGAAGAATCCGTCGCTGGAAGCGAGGCGGAGATGGAGGTCAGCAGTCTCCGTCGTGAAGAACCCTGCTCGTCGTTTCCGTAACATCCCCGACCTCGATAAGCGAGCTCAGAACGAGACCAAGAGGCACCAGATCCAG GAAAAGCTCCGAGTTGCTTTCTATGTACAAAAGGCAGCTCTTCAATTCATTGGTG CTGCTGGTCGGCCGGAATACAAGCTCACAGATGAGGTTAAGGAAGCTGGATTCTCTGTGGAACCAGATGAGCTTGCATCTATGGTTCGGAATCATGACACTAGGGGCCTGGCAAACAATGGTGGAGTTGTAGCGCTTGCAAAGAAAGTATCTGTATCTGATCTCAATGAAGGCGTTAAATCGAGTGAACTCTCCATCAGGGAAAAGATCTTTGGAGAAAATCGTTACGCAGAGAAACCACCGAGGTCGTTCTTGATGTTTGTCTGGGAGGCTCTCCAAGACATAACCCTCATCATCCTTATGGTCTGCGCTGTAGTATCAATAGGCGTTGGTGTTGCCACCGAAGGGTTTCCAAAGGGAATGTACGATGGGACAGGGATTTTGTTGAGTATACTCTTGGTCGTCATGGTTACTGCCATCAGCGACTACAAGCAGTCTCTGCAGTTCATAGACTTGGAccgagagaagaagaagatcattgTTCAGGTCACTAGGGATGGGACTAGACAAGAGATCTCCATCCATGACTTGGTTGTGGGAGACGTGGTTCATCTCTCTATTGGTGATCAAGTTCCAGCTGATGGGGTTTTCATATCCGGATACAACTTGGAGATAGACGAGTCAAGCTTATCAGGAGAGAGCGAGCCCTCTCATGTGAATAAACAGAAGCCTTTTCTTCTCGCGGGAACCAAAGTTCAAAACGGTTCAGCAAAGATGCTGGTGACGACTGTTGGCATGAGGACCGAGTGGGGGAAGCTGATGGAAACGCTGGTTGATGGTGGAGAAGACGAGACTCCTCTCCAGGTGAAGCTAAACGGGGTTGCAACGATCATCGGCAAGATTGGTTTAAGCTTCGCTGTGCTTACGTTTTTGGTGTTGTGCGTAAGGTTTGTCTTGGAGAAAGCAACGGCTGGTAGCTTCACCAACTGGTCCTCCGAAGATGCGCTGACGCTGCTCGACTACTTTGCAATCTCTGTAACCATCATCGTCGTTGCTGTACCTGAAGGTTTGCCGTTGGCGGTGACTTTAAGCTTGGCGTTTGCTATGAAGAAGCTGATGAGTGACAGAGCACTTGTGAGGCATCTGGCTGCTTGTGAGACTATGGGTTCTGCGACTTGCATCTGCACTGATAAGACAGGGACCTTAACTACCAACCACATGGTGGTCAACAAAGTGTATATCTGTGATAAGGTTCACGAGAAGCAAGAGGGGAGTAAAGAAAGCTTTCAGCTGGAGCTACCAGAAGAAGTGCAGAGCATTCTCTTACAAGGCATCTTTCAGAACACTGGCTCTGAAGTTGTTAAGGATAAAGACGGAGACACTCAGATCCTGGGATCACCAACAGAAAGAGCAATACTCGAGTTCGGTTTGCTTCTAGGTGGGGACTTTGGAGAGCAGCGTAAAGAGCATAAGATACTCAAGATCGAGCCGTTCAATTCcgacaagaagaagatgtctGTTCTTATAGCTCTCCCCGGAGGTGGTGCACGTGCTTTCTGCAAAGGTGCATCTGAGATAGTGTTGAAGATGTGCGAGAACGTTGTGGATTCGAATGGAGAAACCGTTCCATTAACCGAGGAGCTTATTGAGAATATCTCTGACGTCATTGAAGGTTTTGCCTCGGAGGCTTTGAGAACTCTCTGCTTGGTGTACAAAGATCTTGATGAAGCTCCGAGTGGAGATCTTCCTGATGGAGGCTATACGATGGTAGCAGTTGTTGGAATCAAGGATCCAGTACGCCCTGGTGTTAGGGAAGCTGTGCAGACTTGTCAAGCTGCTGGAATCACCGTTCGTATGGTCACTGGAGATAACATAAGCACAGCTAAAGCGATTGCAAAGGAGTGTGGTATATTCACTGAAGGAGGTTTAGCTATAGAAGGTTCGCAGTTCAGGGACTTGCCTCCTCACGAGATGAGAGCCATTATACCGAAGATTCAGGTAATGGCTCGGTCTCTGCCATTGGACAAGCATACTCTAGTCAGCAACTTGAGGAAAATTGGAGAGGTGGTTGCAGTGACTGGAGACGGAACAAACGATGCACCTGCGTTGCATGAAGCAGACATTGGACTTGCAATGGGGATAGCTGGAACAGAGGTTGCTAAAGAGAACGCTGATGTGATCATAATGGACGATAACTTCAAAACTATAGTGAACGTGGCTAGATGGGGACGTGCTGTGTATATAAACATTCAGAAGTTTGTTCAGTTCCAGCTAACTGTTAACGTCGTTGCTCTCATCATCAACTTCGTCTCTGCTTGCATCACAGGGTCTGCTCCACTCACTGCTGTACAATTGCTTTGGGTCAACATGATCATGGACACACTCGGTGCGCTAGCTTTAGCCACAGAGCCTCCTAACGAAGGTTTAATGAAACGTCCACCAATCGCTAGAACCGCAAGCTTCATCACCAAAACCATGTGGAGAAACATCGCCGGTCAAAGCGTGTACCAGTTGATCGTCTTGGGAATTCTCAACTTCGCAGGCAAATCTCTTCTCGATCTCAATGGTCCGGACTCAACAGCTGTTCTGAACACAGTCATCTTCAACTCCTTTGTCTTTTGCCAG GTGTTCAACGAGGTGAACAGCCGTGAGATTGAGAAGATAAATGTGTTCACGGGAATGTTCGATAGCTGGGTGTTCACTGGCGTAATGGTTGTGACAGTTGTCTTTCAAGTGATCATAGTGGAGTTTCTTGGTGCGTTTGCTAGCACCGTTCCTCTGAGCTGGCAGCATTGGTTACTATCAATCTTGATAGGATCGTTGAGCATGATTGTAGCTGTTATCCTCAAATGCATACCCGTTGAGTCTTCTCATCAACATCATGATGGCTACGATTTGCTTCCTTCTGGTCCTTCCTCTTCCAATTCCGCATGA
- the LOC106450298 gene encoding uncharacterized protein LOC106450298 → MRNKVNSLLKRGLKVVGDGMLLNIIQSELRHEISNPRFLGVETGKLGGFKLDWDSPGNRDIVLRRRFDSGEEVVVSALLQQEPIDDADDIAFPRGAVAKVCISKPSLSSVLQFDCRVLETGRGSSDFEIERAFYIRSLCGSSPNGGEFFSTLDPRLQDALKQYLTSKGIREGLTNYILCHLNKKEQEQYVNWLHKLESTVSHSLKP, encoded by the exons atgaggaaTAAGGTGAACTCGCTTCTGAAACGAGGGCTCAAAGTAGTTGGCGATGGCATGTTGCTCAACATAATCCAATCTGAACTCCGTCACGAAATCTCCAACCCTCGTTTCCTG GGCGTTGAGACAGGTAAGCTAGGGGGTTTCAAGCTGGATTGGGATTCTCCGGGAAACAGAGACATTGTCCTGAGGAGACGGTTTGATTCAGGGGAAGAGGTTGTGGTCTCTGCTTTACTACAACAGGAGCCCATTGATGATGCTGATGATATAGCGTTTCCAAGGGGAGCTGTGGCTAAAGTTTGTATCAGTAAGCCTAGTCTCAGCTCTGTCTTGCAGTTTGATTGCCGGGTTTTAGAAACGGGTCGTGGAAGTTCTGATTTTGAGATTGAGAGAGCTTTTTATATCCGCTCTTTGTGTGGTTCTTCACCTAACGGAGGGGAGTTTTTCAG TACATTAGATCCGAGACTACAGGATGCTTTGAAGCAGTACCTAACATCCAAGGGAATCCGTGAAGGACTAACGAATTACATCTTGTGTCATCTGAACAAGAAGGAGCAGGAGCAGTACGTTAACTGGTTACACAAGCTTGAATCGACAGTGTCACACTCTCTGAAGCCGTGA
- the LOC106447555 gene encoding nuclear pore complex protein NUP93A-like → MANDQEMSGWTDLLHSSSKLLEQAAPCSQFPPLQRNLDQLEALSKKLKAKTLRNEAPSQSIAATRLLAREGINAEQLARDLKSFELKTTFEDVFPAEATSVEEYLQQVHEMAMVSAIQEAQKDNVRSFNDYMMKVLEEDWRKEKRDFLQSLSRISMLPKTNMVDASREANAGQLVPVASSSRVSSSTLGKELVALANIPIHEKKAYVYGEVVKKLNMSRERGLPFKPAMSFKEAYESLGAEGTHGKSVNIQKIWQLVQAITGEDSAVRQGVSKRMSLAIGARRHLERGHEKHIMDTIQSHPTQAALGGSVGNLQRIRAFLRIRLREYGILDFDSPDARRQPPVDTTWQQIYFCLRTGYYEEAKEISRSTRSSQQFAPLLTEWITKDGMVAAETAAIASEECEKMLRMGDRLGRTAYDKKKLLLYTIISGSRRQIERILRDLSTLFNTIEDFLWFKLACIKDVAGASSSSVVLNDGLAPYSLDDLQTYLNKFEPSYYTKNGKDPLVYPYVLLLSVQLLPAIMHLSKEAGEGGYNIDAVHIAISLVDHSVLSEGSGTGHKLSVMDANAEASSMVRQYGSMFLHHGDLQMTVEYYAQAAVTVGGGHLAWSGRSNTDQQRQRNLMLKQLLTEILLREGGIYFLLGGRGSGEEGQLGRFFPDSRLRQQFLIEAAHQCQEAGLYDKSIEIQKRVGAFASALETINKCLSEAICSLARGRLDGESRTSGLILAGNDILQTYKYYPEVSLQEGERVMEQETILRELEAILSIHKLARQGNHMDALREIAKLPFLNLDPRVPDATADVFQSASPYFQTCVPDLLKVALTCLDNVPDPDGSIRAMRSKIAGFLASNTHRNWPRDLYEKVARSF, encoded by the exons ATGGCGAACGACCAAGAGATGAGTGGCTGGACCGATCTTCTCCACTCCTCTTCGAAGCTTCTGGAGCAAGCCGCTCCTTGCTCTCAGTTTCCTCCTCTTCAG AGGAACTTGGATCAATTGGAAGCGTTATCGAAGAAGCTAAAGGCTAAAACGCTAAGGAACGAAGCTCCTTCTCAGTCTATTGCCGCCACTAG ACTACTCGCTCGGGAGGGAATCAATGCAGAGCAGCTAGCTCGTGATCTCAAGTCTTTTGAGTTGAAG ACGACGTTTGAGGATGTGTTCCCTGCCGAGGCTACGAGCGTTGAAGAATACCTGCAACAG GTTCATGAAATGGCTATGGTTtcagctatacaggaagctcaGAAGGATAACGTTCGAAGCTTTAATGACTACATGATGAAAGTGCTGGAG GAGGATTGGAGAAAAGAAAAGCGTGACTTCCTTCAAAGCCTTAGCAGAATATCAATGTTACCTAAAACGAATATGGTTGATGCAAGCAGAGAGGCTAATGCTGGTCAACTAGTGCCGGTGGCTTCGAGTTCTCGAGTATCATCGTCCACACTAGGGAAAGAGCTTGTGGCTCTGGCTAATATACCCATTCATGAGAAAAAAGCATACGTCTATGGAGAGGTTGTGAAGAAACTTAACATGTCAAGAGAACGAGGCTTGCCATTTAAA ccCGCAATGTCTTTTAAGGAAGCTTATGAATCTCTTGGTGCTGAGGGAACTCATGGAAAATCAGTCAACATCCAGAAAATATGGCAGCTTGTTCAG GCAATAACAGGTGAAGACTCAGCAGTTCGACAGGGTGTTTCCAAGAGGATGTCCCTCGCGATAGGTGCAAGACGTCATTTAGAACGTGGGCATGAGAAACATATAATGGACACAATTCAAAGTCACCCTACACAA GCTGCTCTTGGTGGATCTGTTGGAAATTTGCAAAGAATTCGTGCTTTCCTTCGG ATTCGTTTGAGAGAATATggaattttagattttgattcaCCTGATGCCCGTAGGCAGCCTCCTGTTGATACGACTTGGCAACAG ATATATTTTTGCTTGCGTACTGGGTATTATGAGGAGGCTAAAGAAATTTCTCGATCAACTCGGTCATCTCAACAATTTGCACCACTG CTTACAGAGTGGATTACAAAAGATGGTATGGTGGCTGCAGAGACTGCAGCTATTGCATCAGAAGAATGCGAGAAAATGCTAAGAATGGGTGATCGGTTGGGCAGAACCGCATATGACAAGAAGAAACTCCTACTCTACACCATCATCTCTGGTTCCCGCAGGCAAATCGAGCGCATTCTGAGGGATCTGTCTACACTCTTCAACACAATTGAAGACTTCTTATGGTTCAAATTAGCATGCATCAAAGACGTTGCTGGTGCATCTTCTTCATCTGTGGTCTTGAACGATGGCCTGGCGCCGTACAGTTTAGATGATCTCCAGACCTATCTCAATAAATTCGAGCCTTCATACTACACAAAGAACGGAAAAGACCCCTTGGTGTATCCATATGTTTTACTTCTCAGCGTTCAGTTGCTTCCTGCTATCATGCACTTATCCAAAGAAGCAGGAGAGGGAGGGTATAACATCGATGCTGTTCATATAGCTATCTCTCTAGTGGACCATTCTGTTTTGTCTGAAGGCTCTGGGACAGGACACAAACTCAGCGTGATGGACGCCAATGCTGAGGCATCTAGTATGGTTAGGCAATACGGGTCTATGTTTCTGCATCACGGGGATCTCCAGATGACAGTCGAGTATTACGCACAAGCTGCTGTTACTGTAGGTGGGGGGCACCTAGCTTGGTCTGGGAGAAGTAACACAGATCAACAGAGGCAGAGAAACTTAATGCTGAAGCAGCTATTGACTGAGATTCTCCTGCGAGAGGGTGGTATCTACTTTTTGCTTGGCGGAAGAGGCTCTGGCGAAGAAGGTCAGCTCGGAAGATTTTTCCCTGATTCTAGGTTAAGACAGCAGTTCTTGATCGAAGCTGCACATCAATGTCAGGAAGCTGGATTGTACGACAAA tcCATAGAGATACAGAAGAGAGTGGGTGCTTTTGCATCTGCCTTGGAGACTATAAACAAGTGTCTATCTGAAGCCATCTGCTCCCTGGCACGTGGAAGATTAGATGGTgaaagcagaacatcaggtcTTATTCTAGCAGGAAACGATATTCTCCAGACTTACAAATATTACCCTGAAGTCag TCTTCAGGAAGGAGAGCGAGTGATGGAACAAGAAACGATACTAAGAGAGCTGGAGGCAATACTATCGATCCACAAGTTGGCTAGACAAGGCAACCATATGGATGCTCTGAGGGAAATTGCGAAACTTCCGTTCCTAAATCTTGATCCTAGAGTGCCTGATGCAACAGCTGACGTGTTCCAGAGTGCGTCTCCTTACTTCCAGACTTGTGTCCCGGACCTGCTCAAAGTTGCGCTGACTTGTCTGGACAATGTACCTGATCCTGATGGATCAATCCGTGCTATGAGATCCAAG ATCGCTGGGTTTCTTGCAAGCAACACGCACAGGAACTGGCCTCGTGACTTGTACGAGAAGGTGGCTCGAAGCTTTTGA
- the LOC106450299 gene encoding protein MIZU-KUSSEI 1-like: MQYQELALQRSFSFNSSKINPANSPARGLHARSPSSTTLIPTIPHHELFLVPCRNCSSSSSSHRPVPSSSSTNKTVKVTVKLPSFLRSLMNLINLPTCNVLSLPSPPSSTSSVSNQLISLVRGGSSSLGRRVTGTLYGHRRGHVTFSVQYGPRSDPALLLDLAMSTATLVKEMASGLVRIALECEKRHRSGTKLFQEPKWTMYCNGRKCGAALSRGGACTESDWRVLNTVSRVTVGAGVIPTAKSIDDVSDDGGFGGGTELGELLYMRGRFERVVGSRDSEAFYMMNPDKNGGPELSIFLLRI, encoded by the exons ATGCAGTATCAAGAACTCGCTCTTCAAAGAAGCTTCAGCTTCAACTCAAGCAAGATCAATCCGGCCAACTCTCCGGCTCGTGGCCTACACGCCCGTTCACCTTCCTCGACCACTTTGATCCCAACCATCCCTCACCACGAACTCTTCCTCGTACCCTGCCGTAATTGCTCCTCCTCATCCTCCTCCCACCGACCAGTCCCCTCCTCTTCTTCCACTAACAAAACCGTGAAAGTCACCGTGAAGCTTCCATCCTTCTTACGTTCTCTCATGAACCTCATTAACCTCCCCACATGCAACGTTCTCTCGCTTCCTTCTCCTCCATCTTCTACCTCCAGCGTCTCTAACCAGCTGATCTCACTCGTCAGGGGTGGATCCTCTTCCCTCGGGAGAAGAGTCACCGGAACGTTGTACGGACACAG GAGAGGCCACGTCACGTTCTCTGTCCAGTACGGTCCGAGATCCGACCCGGCTTTGCTCTTGGACTTAGCCATGTCAACGGCAACTCTCGTCAAAGAGATGGCGTCAGGGCTCGTCAGGATCGCGTTGGAGTGCGAGAAACGTCACCGTTCCGGGACAAAGCTTTTCCAGGAGCCTAAGTGGACAATGTATTGCAACGGGAGGAAGTGCGGTGCCGCCCTGTCCCGTGGCGGCGCGTGTACCGAGTCGGACTGGCGCGTGTTGAACACGGTGTCTAGGGTTACGGTTGGAGCTGGAGTAATTCCGACGGCTAAGAGTATTGATGACGTGTCCGATGATGGTGGTTTCGGTGGTGGAACGGAGCTTGGGGAGTTGTTGTATATGAGAGGTAGGTTCGAACGAGTCGTGGGGAGTCGTGACTCGGAGGCTTTCTACATGATGAATCCTGACAAAAACGGAGGTCCAGAACTCAGTATTTTTCTTCTTAGAATATGA